The following DNA comes from Novipirellula caenicola.
TTCGGCCAGAAGTACCTTGCCGATGGCACAGAAATTGGTAACGAATTCCGAGTGAACGAGAGTACTTCTGGCACGCAGAGCAGGGCTTCGGTTGCGATGCTGGATGTCAACAATTTCGTCGTCGCATGGAGTGGGGCTGGGGATCAAACCGGTGAAGTTGACTCCAGCGGCGTCTTCGCTCGGCAATATGGAACCGCAGGGACGAATACCGCTCCCACCGTCACGCTGACCAACAAACTCGCCTCGTTGGCGGAAGATGCCGACACCGGCTCGAGTATCAAGATTTCGGATATCGTGATCGCCGACGACGGCAACGGGACCAATGTGCTTTCGTTGACGGGGGATGACGCCGGCATGTTTGAGATTGTCGGTGGTAACGAATTACACTTAAAAGCGGGTGTGACGCTCGACTTCGAGACCAATCCCTCGCTTGAGGTAACGGTCCAAGTGGATGATTCGCAAATTGGCGTCACGTTTGAGGATTCGGATTCACTTTCCATCTCGATTACGAATGTCAACGAAGCGCCCACGGTCACGCTGACTCCCGTCGTCACAACAATGGGCGAGAATACCGACACCAGTTCGGGCAGCACGAAAGTCGCCGACATTGCCATCACCGATGATGGAACGGGTACGAATGATCTTTCGCTGACGGGTGACGATGCCGCCATGTTTGAGATCGTCGGCGGTAACGAATTGCACTTAAAAGCGGGTGTGACGCTCGACTTTGAAACCAATCCCTCGCTTGATGTCACCGTGCGTGTCGATGACACGTCCATCACGGGAAATCCAGACGACTTTGCCGCCTATTCGGTATCGATCACCAACCAGAACGACGCACCGGTGATCGGCGGAACGGCCAACCATACGATGAACGACAACGCCACCAAGGCGGTGTTTGACAGCCTCACGATCACCGATGTGGACGGCGACAATGTGACGATCGCCATCACACTAAGCGGCGGAAACACCAATGGATCCTTTACCACAGCGTCACTGGTGGTCAGCGGATTCAGCGATGATGGTGGCGGCGTCTACTCGCGAACCGCTTCCACGGCGGCAGCGGCCCAATCCGCGATTCGCCAATTGGTATTTGATCCGACCGAAAACCAAGCGGCCGTCGGCACCGCGACCTCCACCACAATCAACATTACCGTGGCCGATGCATCCACGGATCACTCGAAAAACATTGTCGTGGACGCCACTTCCATCAACGATGTCGCCACGGGAAAACCTGCCATCGTCGGAGTCGCAGCTCAGGGACAAACATTGTCCGCCGACACCAGCGGCATTGCCGATGCAGATGGCTTAGGCAGCTTTGTCTATCAATGGACGCGTGACGGCAGCGCGATTGCCGGTGCCACCGCAAGCACCTACACCCTTTCGGCTGCGGATGTTGGTCATGCGATGCGAGTTTCGGTTAGTTTTACAGACGCCCTCGGATCCGCCGAAGGACCGTTGGTCAGCAACGCGACCGCAAACGTGGTGGGCGTCAACACCGCTCCGGTGATGACCAATACGCACGTCACTGTGGTTTCGGGCCAGCGATCGGAATTTGGATCCAACGTGTTCCGAAGCAATGCCGTCGACATTGATGGCGATGCATTGACGGCCGTGTTGGTGACGCCGCCGGCAAGCGGCAGTTTGACCGTCGATCCGAGTGGCCAATTTGTTTACACATCGGACTCGGGATTTACCGGAACGGTCAGTTTTCAGTGGAAGGCGAACGATGGAGCCAGCGACAGCAACGTTGCGACGGTGGTGATCAACGTGCTTCCCGCAGCGATTCCGTTGCCACCGCCGCCGAGCACCACGCCCGAACCAGACACCCGGCCGGAACCCGAAGTGGACGATGGTAATAGCGATAGCGAAAACGACGCAGACAACGATTCCGAAAGCGAAACGGCCAATGTCAGCAACGTTGACATGGCGGGAATGCAGAGCGAACAAGAGGAGCGGTTCAGCGACACGAGTGAAACGCAAAACGTGATCGAGTTTTTGCAAACCGACGATGAACCATCGGACAATGTTGCCGTGTTTACGGTTCAGTCCACCAACCAAATCATGATCGATGCCGAAGGCGACGAGGGTGGCCAGTATCGCACCGATGCATCGACGCTAAATCAACGAACCGGCACCGATGCGGAATTCAGCGAGTTGGCGATCCAGCCGATTTCGGTGGCCGACTATGCGTTGCTGACTCGCCCCGGTGAGATGTGGGATCAGCTAGACAACTATCAAAAGCAACTCGATAGCCAAATCCAAGGCGACTTGATTGTCGTAGGAACCGCCGGAGCGGCGGCATCGAGCTTTACGGTCGGGATTGTGGCATGGGCACTTCGCAGCGGCTTCCTGGTTTCAGGACTGCTTGCACACATGCCGGCATGGCGAGCGGTCGACCCTTTGCTGATCATGCAAGGCGTCGGGGTCAGTGACGATGGGGAATCACTCGAAGAATTGATGGACCGCCGTAACCAAGAGATTGACGAGTAGGAAAGCACGGGAAAAACATGAACCTATTACAACGTATACCAATCCGTATCCGCATCTCGTTCGGTCTTGTCGGACTGATGACCGGAAGTCTGCTAGTCGCCAGCGCCGTCGGTTTCTTTCCCAATGAACAGGAAGAGATCTTGCGAGGCCGTGCCAAATTGTGTGAATCGCTTGCGATTAGCGGTACCGCAATGGCGGCGTCGGGGCAAGTCGATTCGCTGCATGTGACGTTGGCGTCGATCGTCCAAAGGGACCCGCAAGTGCTATCGATTGGATTGCAAAACATCGATGGCCAAACGGTGGTTTCCGCAGGCCCGCACGATGAAACGTGGGATCCCGAAGTTAAAAACGGGATGAACCAAATGCAGGTGCCGATCTTTCGCTATGGCAAACAGTGGGGCGAATTGCAAGTTGCCTTTGAACCGACCGGCGGTTTATTGGGGTTGGATCACTGGGCACCGGCTTGGTTGTTGATCGTTTTGATCCCCGCATGTTTGCTGCAATTTTCGTTTTTCTTGCGTAAAACACTCGAGAACCTTGATCCCTCCGGAGCGGTGCCGACGCATGTCGAAAAGGCGTTGGATACGTTTACGGTCGGATTGTTCTTGTTGAATTCACGCGATCGTGTGCTGTTTGCCAACCAGCGTCTAGCGACGCTTCTGGGCTGTACGTCGGACGAATTGGTCGGAAAACGAACCAACGAACTGCAGTGGATCCTGCCGTCGGATTCGTCACAAACGCTGCCTTGGAACGATGCCAAGGAATCCAATGATTCAGTGAATGATCGAATTTTGCATTTTGAACGTGATGGTCGCATGTTGACCTTCAGTGTGAACTGCACGCCGATCACGGGACAAGGTTTTTTGGCGACGTTTGACGACATCACGTTGATCGAAGAGAACAAGGTCCAATTGGCGAATGCTCGCGACGAAGCACAGCACGCCAACGAAGCCAAGAGTGCGTTTTTGGCCAACATGAGTCACGAGATTCGGACGCCGCTGAACGCCGTACTCGGTTTTACCGACGTGCTGCGTCGTGGATTGGTTACCAATTCGGACGAAGCGATCGGACACCTGAACATGATCCACAACAGCGGCGAGCATCTGCTGAAGTTAATCAACGACATCCTCGACCTTTCCAAGATCGAAGCAGGTCGTTTGCAGGTCGAAATGATCGACACCAATATTCACGAGACGATCTCGACAGTGGCGAGTGTGCTGCAAGAGCGTGCGCTCGAGAAGAACTTGGAAGTGCAAGTAGAATTCAATTCACCAATGCCTCGTACCATGCAAACCGATCCGACACGGTTGCGGCAGGTCATCACCAATTTGATTGGCAATGCGATCAAGTTCACCGACGAAGGCGCAGTGAAAATCATTGCCGAAGTGGTGCACCAAGATGGATCGACGCCGACACTGCAAATCGCGGTCGTCGACAGCGGCATTGGGATGACGCCCGAACAGCAAAGCAAGATTTTTCAATCGTTTGTCCAAGCCGACAGTTCGACCACGCGTAAATATGGCGGTACGGGATTGGGATTGTCGATTAGCCGCCGCTTGACCGAAGCGATGGGAGGCGATCTGACCGTGACCAGCGAAGTCAATGTCGGCAGCACGTTCACGATCACGTTGCCAGTCGAGCCTGATGCGATGGAGGATGTGATCACTCCGGAAGAAATCCTGTCACAAGCAAACCAGAGTGCTGCGGCCGTATCGGCCAATGGACTGATCCGGCTGCCCGCATTGCCGGTGCTGGTCGTCGACGATGGCGAAGCCAACCGGCGACTGATCGAATTGGTGCTCACTCGTGCCGGCGCGGTGGTGACAAGTGCCGAAAATGGTCTTGAAGCGATCCGATTGATCAGTGAATCTGATTTCTCGCTTGTGTTGATGGACATGCAAATGCCGGTGCTGGATGGTTACACCGCCACACGACGTTTGCGTGAATGTGGGGTGACGACACCGATCAT
Coding sequences within:
- a CDS encoding ATP-binding protein, with amino-acid sequence MNLLQRIPIRIRISFGLVGLMTGSLLVASAVGFFPNEQEEILRGRAKLCESLAISGTAMAASGQVDSLHVTLASIVQRDPQVLSIGLQNIDGQTVVSAGPHDETWDPEVKNGMNQMQVPIFRYGKQWGELQVAFEPTGGLLGLDHWAPAWLLIVLIPACLLQFSFFLRKTLENLDPSGAVPTHVEKALDTFTVGLFLLNSRDRVLFANQRLATLLGCTSDELVGKRTNELQWILPSDSSQTLPWNDAKESNDSVNDRILHFERDGRMLTFSVNCTPITGQGFLATFDDITLIEENKVQLANARDEAQHANEAKSAFLANMSHEIRTPLNAVLGFTDVLRRGLVTNSDEAIGHLNMIHNSGEHLLKLINDILDLSKIEAGRLQVEMIDTNIHETISTVASVLQERALEKNLEVQVEFNSPMPRTMQTDPTRLRQVITNLIGNAIKFTDEGAVKIIAEVVHQDGSTPTLQIAVVDSGIGMTPEQQSKIFQSFVQADSSTTRKYGGTGLGLSISRRLTEAMGGDLTVTSEVNVGSTFTITLPVEPDAMEDVITPEEILSQANQSAAAVSANGLIRLPALPVLVVDDGEANRRLIELVLTRAGAVVTSAENGLEAIRLISESDFSLVLMDMQMPVLDGYTATRRLRECGVTTPIIALTGNAMKGDREKCLEAGCDDFLTKPVNIDELLSHAQAYLGECDADDPETSSFTDASTAAHPLIADAVSTDQQPSVPPTSEASTEDSSSAESSTEATKLRYDGASPIHPTLPMDDPDYRAITTDFVSRLDKRLQAMEDAIANDDFETLRAEAHWLKGSGGTVGLGVFTESAAKLEHGAGQFERSQLERLLDEIRDLQRRIVIPAVDCADPPQPPAKLAVPEPQSPDDQPVGDPIYSTLPLDDREFCEIIIDFVRRLDPQIAEMRRLAAVDAMNELVDLAHWLKGAGGTVGYSEFTSPASALAEAARSGSQTECEKCIDVIASIRQRLVVPVLE